The Clostridium septicum genome contains a region encoding:
- a CDS encoding tyrosine-type recombinase/integrase, with protein MKEIVNEYRESLLKSHKSENTVYAYVTDVNLYVKYLNNKNIDINETDNVSVLGYIQYLLSQGKSERSINRIVISLRSFYNYLKDQKVVKEIPKIYYKSTATAKKLPEILTVEEIDRIIKIVDKDCNKGTRDNALLELMYATGMKVSEIIGLKVWDVNLDLSFVKCHDNKNYERLIPIGRSALEALKDYFKIRDQIASAGVDNLFVNLNGNQLTRQGVWRIVKEYSHKAGIKKEVNLNTFRHSFAVHLLQNGANVRAVQKLLGNQVLTYMDTYYEIINNDKINLVYKNSHPRA; from the coding sequence ATGAAAGAGATAGTAAATGAGTATAGGGAATCTTTATTAAAAAGTCATAAGAGCGAGAATACAGTTTATGCCTATGTAACAGATGTTAATCTATATGTTAAGTATTTAAACAATAAAAATATAGACATAAATGAAACTGATAATGTATCAGTTTTAGGTTATATTCAGTACTTACTAAGCCAAGGAAAATCAGAAAGATCAATTAATAGAATAGTTATAAGCTTAAGAAGTTTTTATAATTATTTAAAAGATCAAAAAGTAGTTAAGGAAATTCCTAAAATCTATTATAAAAGTACAGCTACAGCAAAGAAGTTGCCAGAAATTCTTACTGTAGAGGAAATTGACAGAATCATAAAGATTGTTGATAAGGATTGCAATAAAGGAACAAGAGATAATGCATTACTTGAATTAATGTATGCTACTGGAATGAAAGTTTCTGAAATAATTGGGTTAAAAGTATGGGATGTTAATTTAGATTTATCATTTGTTAAATGTCATGATAATAAAAATTACGAAAGATTAATTCCTATTGGAAGAAGTGCACTAGAAGCTTTAAAAGATTACTTTAAAATTAGAGATCAAATTGCTTCAGCTGGAGTGGACAATCTTTTTGTTAATTTAAATGGGAATCAGCTAACAAGGCAAGGAGTATGGAGAATAGTTAAAGAATATTCTCATAAAGCAGGAATAAAAAAAGAAGTTAATTTAAATACTTTTAGACATTCTTTTGCTGTGCATTTACTTCAAAATGGGGCAAATGTTAGAGCTGTTCAAAAACTGTTAGGAAATCAAGTTCTTACTTATATGGATACTTACTATGAAATAATAAACAACGATAAAATAAACTTAGTTTATAAAAATTCCCATCCTAGAGCATAA
- the spoIIM gene encoding stage II sporulation protein M: MNIISRLNSNLKENKVLYILVLIFFFVGIILGSYVVRYMSGGDAKDLSSYFTSFITSLGEKPIDKATLIFDILKKNLLLIIIILALGFTVFGTPFILIIDLIKGFTLGYTFSFLLTTFEGKGIWIALASTLPQNILYIPFFIGISIISLEISSRKLKEHFFNGNKVNRIVTNQLLMKLSIFISIFVIGAIVETYISPSLIKIIVAKVYKIV, translated from the coding sequence ATGAATATAATAAGCAGATTAAATTCAAATTTAAAAGAAAATAAAGTGCTATACATATTAGTACTAATATTTTTCTTTGTTGGTATTATCCTAGGATCTTATGTAGTCAGGTATATGAGTGGAGGCGATGCAAAAGATTTATCAAGTTATTTTACAAGCTTTATAACAAGTTTAGGAGAAAAACCAATAGATAAAGCTACATTGATTTTTGATATCTTAAAGAAAAATTTGTTGTTAATAATAATAATATTAGCTCTTGGTTTTACTGTGTTTGGAACACCATTTATATTAATAATTGATTTAATAAAAGGATTTACTTTAGGGTATACTTTTAGTTTTTTGTTAACTACTTTTGAGGGTAAAGGAATATGGATAGCATTAGCATCTACTTTGCCACAAAATATTTTATATATACCATTTTTTATAGGTATAAGTATAATTTCATTAGAAATTTCTTCAAGAAAATTAAAAGAACACTTCTTTAATGGAAATAAAGTTAATAGAATAGTAACAAACCAATTATTAATGAAACTTAGCATTTTTATTAGCATCTTTGTAATTGGAGCTATTGTTGAAACATACATTTCTCCAAGTTTAATTAAAATAATAGTTGCAAAAGTTTATAAAATTGTATAA
- the spo0A gene encoding sporulation transcription factor Spo0A, giving the protein MNGTKISVLIADDNKEFCSILNDYLLNQRDIVVTGVAKDGREALALIEEKKPDLVVLDIIMPHLDGLGVLEKLNTMNLEKMPRIIVLSAVGQDKITQRAITLGADYYVVKPFDMDVFTKRIREMFNGVPTEAVRRATTVVETEAPMQAKGPVDLETEITNIIHEIGVPAHIKGYMYLREAITMVVNDMELLSAVTKELYPSIAKKYNTTASRVERAIRHAIEVAWGRGQIEAINKLFGYTIHNDKGKPTNSEFIAIIADKLRLKNKVS; this is encoded by the coding sequence ATGAATGGAACAAAAATATCAGTATTAATTGCTGATGATAACAAAGAATTCTGTAGTATCTTAAATGATTATCTATTAAATCAAAGAGATATTGTAGTAACAGGCGTTGCTAAAGATGGAAGGGAAGCTTTAGCATTAATAGAGGAAAAGAAACCAGATTTAGTGGTTTTAGATATAATAATGCCTCATTTAGATGGACTTGGAGTATTAGAAAAGTTAAACACAATGAATTTAGAAAAAATGCCAAGAATAATAGTATTATCAGCTGTAGGTCAAGATAAAATTACACAAAGAGCTATTACTTTAGGAGCTGATTATTATGTGGTAAAGCCATTTGATATGGATGTGTTTACTAAGAGAATTAGAGAAATGTTTAATGGTGTTCCTACAGAAGCAGTTAGAAGGGCTACAACAGTTGTAGAAACAGAAGCACCTATGCAAGCTAAAGGTCCTGTTGATTTAGAAACAGAGATTACAAACATAATTCATGAAATTGGAGTTCCAGCACACATTAAAGGGTATATGTATTTAAGAGAAGCAATAACAATGGTTGTAAATGATATGGAATTACTTTCAGCTGTTACTAAGGAGTTATATCCATCAATAGCAAAGAAGTATAATACAACTGCATCAAGAGTAGAAAGAGCTATAAGACACGCTATAGAAGTGGCTTGGGGTAGAGGACAAATAGAAGCTATAAATAAACTATTTGGATATACTATCCACAATGACAAAGGTAAGCCTACAAATTCAGAATTCATAGCAATTATAGCAGATAAGCTAAGACTTAAGAATAAAGTATCTTAA
- the spoIVB gene encoding SpoIVB peptidase — MTGKKIKYLSIIITPILILGLVTFFSIKKMPEKIYVNEEVSVDNISIPKTSVLNTLKYSQDDLKVEFLGIIPLKTIPVFKVNDLEVYPGGTSVGVRLSTKGVLVVGHSEIETSEGRAESPAKNSGIELGDILTKVNGETIESSKDLARKIKENTEPVINVELIRNNEAESKEVQLLKEGEEFKLGLWVRDSTAGIGTLTFFDKESSTFGALGHPITDGDTNKPFTIKKGELLPASVISVRKGEKGSPGELKGLFTSNKDNIGSIEKNTQSGIFGTTIEPFVNPLYSKPLKVGFRNEIKEGPAKIITTLDENGPKEYDIEIVKLLSQDEAGPKSMVIKVTDEELLEKTGGIVQGMSGSPIIQNNKIIGAVTHVLINKPDVGYGIYIEWMLQDAGILK, encoded by the coding sequence ATGACAGGGAAAAAAATAAAATATTTAAGCATTATAATTACTCCAATCTTGATTCTGGGTTTAGTTACTTTCTTTAGTATTAAAAAAATGCCAGAAAAAATATATGTAAATGAAGAAGTAAGCGTGGATAATATTTCAATACCAAAGACAAGTGTCCTAAACACACTAAAATATAGTCAGGATGATTTAAAAGTTGAGTTTTTAGGAATAATACCTCTAAAAACAATACCTGTATTTAAGGTAAATGATTTAGAAGTATATCCTGGAGGAACTAGTGTAGGAGTAAGATTATCTACTAAAGGAGTTCTAGTTGTAGGACATTCAGAAATAGAAACCTCAGAAGGTAGGGCTGAAAGTCCAGCAAAGAATTCAGGCATAGAGCTAGGTGACATATTAACAAAAGTCAATGGAGAAACTATTGAAAGCTCTAAAGATTTAGCAAGAAAAATAAAAGAGAATACGGAACCAGTTATAAATGTAGAATTAATAAGAAATAATGAAGCAGAATCAAAAGAAGTACAGTTATTAAAAGAAGGTGAAGAATTTAAATTAGGTTTATGGGTAAGAGATTCAACAGCAGGAATAGGAACTTTAACGTTTTTTGACAAAGAATCATCTACTTTTGGAGCTTTGGGTCATCCTATTACAGATGGTGATACTAATAAGCCATTTACTATTAAAAAAGGAGAATTACTTCCAGCTTCAGTTATAAGTGTAAGAAAAGGAGAAAAAGGTTCTCCGGGAGAATTAAAAGGTTTATTTACAAGTAATAAAGATAATATAGGAAGTATAGAGAAAAATACTCAATCAGGAATTTTTGGGACTACTATAGAACCTTTTGTGAATCCTTTGTATAGCAAGCCATTAAAAGTTGGCTTTAGAAATGAAATTAAAGAAGGACCAGCTAAAATTATAACTACTTTAGATGAAAATGGACCTAAAGAATATGATATAGAAATTGTAAAACTATTATCACAAGATGAAGCAGGTCCTAAGAGTATGGTAATAAAAGTTACAGATGAAGAACTTTTAGAAAAAACTGGTGGAATAGTTCAAGGAATGAGTGGAAGTCCTATTATACAGAATAATAAAATTATAGGTGCAGTAACACATGTTTTAATAAATAAACCAGATGTAGGATATGGCATATATATAGAATGGATGTTACAAGATGCAGGAATACTGAAATAA
- a CDS encoding phosphopentomutase, with protein sequence MKRAILVVMDSLGVGALPDADLYGDAGSHTLDHVYKACGGLNIPNLENLGFGNIEGVTELKKVDKTTGAYGRLMERSKGKDTVTGHWEIGGVILEKPLNTYPNGFSDEIINEFLAKVNKKGILGNCVASGTAIIEELGDEHVKTGYPIIYTSADSVFQIAAHEDVIPLEELYKMCQIAREMLVGEHAVGRVIARPFVGKSGEYKRTPNRRDYALDPFSKTMLEYLKENGKEVAAVGKIEDIYNQKGVTDAIHTKNNMDGVDVTLKYMDTVKEGLIFTNLVDFDMLYGHRNDPKGYGKAIEDLDGRLNEIYSKMTDEDILILTADHGCDPTTSSTDHSREYIPVLIYGKNIKPVNLGTKTGFTDIGKTILDYFNIENDIDGSSFLKEIL encoded by the coding sequence ATGAAAAGAGCAATTTTAGTAGTTATGGATAGTTTAGGTGTTGGCGCATTACCAGATGCAGACCTTTACGGAGACGCAGGAAGTCATACTTTAGACCATGTTTATAAAGCTTGTGGGGGATTAAATATACCTAATCTTGAAAATCTAGGCTTTGGTAACATCGAAGGCGTTACAGAACTTAAAAAAGTAGATAAGACAACTGGTGCTTACGGAAGACTAATGGAGAGATCAAAGGGAAAGGATACAGTTACAGGTCACTGGGAAATTGGAGGAGTTATTTTAGAGAAACCTTTAAATACTTATCCAAATGGATTCTCAGATGAAATAATTAATGAATTCTTAGCTAAAGTAAACAAAAAAGGAATTCTAGGAAACTGTGTTGCATCAGGTACAGCAATAATTGAAGAATTAGGAGATGAACATGTTAAAACAGGTTATCCAATAATTTATACTTCAGCTGATTCAGTTTTTCAAATTGCAGCACATGAAGATGTTATTCCATTAGAAGAACTTTATAAAATGTGCCAAATAGCAAGAGAAATGCTTGTTGGAGAACATGCGGTTGGTAGAGTTATAGCAAGACCATTTGTAGGGAAATCAGGGGAATATAAAAGAACTCCAAATAGAAGAGACTATGCTTTAGATCCATTCTCAAAGACTATGTTAGAATATTTAAAAGAAAATGGAAAAGAAGTAGCAGCAGTAGGTAAAATTGAAGATATATACAATCAAAAGGGAGTTACAGATGCTATTCATACAAAAAATAACATGGATGGTGTAGATGTAACACTTAAATATATGGATACTGTAAAAGAAGGATTAATATTTACTAACTTAGTAGATTTTGATATGTTATATGGACATAGAAATGATCCAAAGGGTTATGGTAAAGCAATTGAAGATTTAGATGGAAGATTAAATGAAATATATTCAAAGATGACAGATGAAGATATTTTAATACTAACAGCAGACCATGGTTGTGACCCAACAACTTCAAGCACAGATCACTCAAGAGAATATATTCCAGTTTTAATATATGGAAAAAATATAAAACCAGTAAATTTAGGAACTAAAACTGGATTTACTGATATTGGTAAAACGATATTAGATTATTTTAATATAGAAAACGATATAGATGGAAGTAGTTTTTTAAAAGAAATTTTATAA
- a CDS encoding pyrimidine-nucleoside phosphorylase: MRMYDVILKKRMGEELTKEEIEFFVNGYTKGEIPDYQASALLMAIFFNKMNKRETADLTMAMVRSGDEIDLSSIKGVKVDKHSTGGVGDKTSICLTPLVASLGAPVSKMSGRGLGHTGGTIDKLESFPGFTVELTEEQFINNSNDIGIAIMGQTGNITPADKKIYALRDVTATVDNRSLIAASIMSKKIASGSNAIVLDVKVGEGAFMKTPEDAKALAQAMVDIGTHCGRETIGVISDMDQPLGFAIGNALEVKEAIELLKGNGPKDLLELVLTLGSNMLVCGKIAKDFEEGKKLLMQNIENGKGLAKLKEFVAAQGGDASYVDDVEKLPKAKYVVEVKSEEEGFVSKIHAEEFGLIAMELGAGRATKESEIDLAVGIVLNKKRGDKVNKGDVLAYIHSNDENNIAKTSKKIKENFVITEKFENNIPLIYDIVK, translated from the coding sequence ATGAGAATGTACGACGTTATTTTAAAGAAAAGAATGGGAGAAGAATTAACTAAAGAAGAAATAGAATTCTTTGTAAATGGATATACAAAGGGTGAAATTCCAGATTATCAAGCTTCAGCTTTATTAATGGCAATTTTCTTTAATAAAATGAATAAAAGAGAAACTGCTGATTTAACAATGGCAATGGTTAGATCAGGTGATGAAATAGATTTAAGTTCAATTAAAGGAGTTAAGGTTGACAAACATTCAACAGGTGGTGTTGGAGATAAAACAAGTATATGTTTAACTCCATTAGTTGCATCTTTAGGAGCTCCAGTTTCAAAAATGTCAGGTAGAGGTCTTGGACACACTGGTGGAACTATAGATAAATTAGAATCATTCCCAGGATTTACAGTAGAATTAACAGAAGAACAATTTATAAATAACTCAAATGATATTGGAATAGCTATTATGGGTCAAACTGGAAACATAACACCAGCAGATAAAAAAATATATGCTTTAAGAGATGTTACTGCAACAGTTGATAATCGTTCATTAATAGCTGCAAGTATTATGAGTAAAAAAATAGCTTCAGGATCAAATGCTATAGTTTTAGATGTTAAAGTTGGAGAAGGAGCTTTTATGAAGACTCCAGAAGATGCTAAGGCACTTGCACAAGCAATGGTTGATATTGGAACACACTGTGGAAGAGAAACAATCGGTGTAATTTCAGATATGGATCAACCTTTAGGATTTGCTATTGGTAATGCTCTAGAAGTAAAAGAAGCTATAGAATTATTAAAAGGAAACGGTCCTAAAGATTTATTAGAATTAGTATTAACATTAGGAAGTAACATGTTAGTATGTGGTAAGATAGCTAAAGATTTTGAAGAAGGTAAGAAACTTCTTATGCAAAACATTGAAAATGGTAAAGGTTTAGCTAAATTAAAAGAATTCGTTGCAGCTCAAGGGGGAGATGCATCATACGTTGATGATGTAGAAAAGCTTCCAAAAGCTAAATACGTAGTAGAAGTTAAGAGTGAAGAAGAAGGATTTGTATCAAAGATACATGCTGAAGAATTTGGTTTAATAGCTATGGAACTTGGAGCTGGTAGAGCAACTAAGGAAAGTGAAATAGACTTAGCAGTTGGTATAGTATTAAACAAGAAAAGAGGAGACAAAGTTAATAAGGGTGATGTATTAGCTTATATTCACAGTAATGATGAAAACAACATAGCTAAAACATCTAAGAAAATCAAAGAAAACTTTGTTATTACAGAAAAATTTGAAAATAATATTCCACTAATTTACGATATAGTAAAATAG
- a CDS encoding DUF3502 domain-containing protein, translating to MRKKIFLSCIIICCISFCFSCTSNTNTLTDESKEKITEIVIARFTNIANDDSINKFNKILKDNNIPYSLKFIQYAKTNEDGTITNYKPGTYMESVEKDKNKIDLFVTNNAFETDFDYLDMIKRDLAEPLDNFLKNDGIAIYNSIPEESWNSIRINNNLYSLPMYIGIDLHKKGDIYYGIKRIYADKYGIDISTWGSDFWNHKDELDKIIQGEKENKSFSLFSPSLISYIVEYYPGYTPVVSVKSDIHPYVYDEKNKEIINIYESEPILKINTYFREFYNNNNDITYAYNDSENENVFTLINTNDSYYIKKAESYLQKDSIYDIAICKASEKKNEVYDFLNIIYTDKNIIQAIEDCFGTNGIVIGNGFYDKYSFNNSDINDIKNGYSELNKSDIYGFVFDPVNVSKEMSDIACYLYEKYRLSTIPSIKNINLDEDNKVLHQLGIDKVLDEMNRQINEFKNNINN from the coding sequence ATGAGGAAAAAAATTTTTTTAAGTTGTATAATTATATGTTGTATAAGTTTTTGTTTTAGTTGTACTTCTAATACAAATACCTTAACAGATGAATCTAAAGAAAAAATTACAGAAATAGTAATTGCACGTTTTACTAATATTGCTAATGATGATTCAATAAATAAATTCAATAAAATTTTAAAAGATAATAATATACCTTATAGTTTAAAGTTTATTCAATATGCAAAGACAAATGAAGATGGGACTATAACTAATTATAAACCTGGTACTTATATGGAAAGTGTAGAAAAAGATAAAAATAAAATAGACCTTTTTGTTACTAATAATGCTTTTGAAACTGACTTTGATTACCTAGATATGATAAAAAGAGATTTAGCAGAACCATTGGATAATTTTCTTAAAAATGATGGTATAGCTATATATAATAGTATTCCAGAAGAAAGTTGGAATAGTATTAGAATAAATAATAATTTATATTCACTTCCAATGTATATTGGCATTGATTTACATAAAAAAGGCGATATATATTATGGAATAAAGAGGATATATGCTGATAAATATGGCATAGATATATCAACATGGGGATCTGATTTTTGGAATCATAAAGATGAATTGGATAAAATTATTCAAGGTGAGAAAGAAAATAAGTCATTTTCTTTATTTAGTCCTTCATTAATATCTTATATTGTTGAATATTATCCTGGATATACCCCAGTTGTATCAGTAAAATCAGATATCCATCCATATGTATATGATGAAAAAAATAAAGAGATTATAAATATATATGAATCAGAACCAATTTTGAAAATAAACACTTACTTTAGAGAATTTTATAATAATAATAATGATATAACTTATGCATATAATGATTCTGAAAATGAGAATGTATTTACATTAATAAATACAAATGATAGTTATTACATCAAAAAAGCCGAAAGTTATTTACAAAAAGATTCTATTTATGATATTGCTATATGTAAAGCAAGTGAAAAGAAGAATGAAGTATATGATTTTTTAAATATTATATATACAGATAAAAATATAATACAGGCAATAGAAGATTGCTTTGGAACAAATGGTATAGTCATAGGAAATGGATTTTATGATAAGTATTCATTTAATAACTCCGATATCAATGATATTAAAAATGGATATTCTGAACTAAATAAATCTGATATTTATGGGTTTGTTTTTGATCCTGTTAACGTTAGCAAGGAGATGAGTGATATTGCATGTTATCTATATGAAAAGTATAGACTTTCTACAATTCCTTCTATTAAAAATATTAACTTAGATGAAGATAATAAAGTTTTGCATCAACTTGGCATTGATAAGGTTTTAGATGAGATGAATAGACAAATAAATGAATTTAAAAATAACATTAATAACTAA
- a CDS encoding NUDIX domain-containing protein, with the protein MNLNEKTLKERIIHKGNFMTFVNVDVELPNGKLGNRDILKHPGACAILPFLDDEKVILVKQFRKPLEKTLIEIPAGKLDKGEEPKKCAIRELEEETGYIAKEISYLGKIATAPGFCDEIIYLYKATGLIKGKKNCDEDEFTELVVMSLEEVKEKIKSGEIIDTKTISVLAYL; encoded by the coding sequence ATGAATTTAAATGAGAAAACTTTAAAAGAAAGAATAATACATAAAGGCAACTTTATGACTTTTGTTAATGTTGATGTCGAATTACCTAACGGAAAATTAGGAAATAGGGATATATTAAAACATCCAGGAGCATGTGCTATATTACCATTTTTAGATGATGAAAAAGTTATATTAGTAAAACAATTTAGAAAGCCATTAGAAAAAACTTTAATAGAAATACCAGCAGGTAAACTTGATAAAGGAGAAGAACCCAAGAAGTGTGCTATTAGAGAATTAGAAGAGGAAACAGGTTATATTGCTAAGGAAATTAGTTATTTAGGAAAGATTGCAACAGCTCCAGGTTTTTGTGATGAAATAATTTATTTGTATAAAGCTACTGGGTTAATTAAAGGTAAGAAAAATTGTGACGAAGATGAATTTACAGAATTAGTTGTTATGTCTTTAGAAGAAGTTAAGGAGAAAATTAAATCAGGAGAAATTATAGATACTAAAACTATAAGTGTTTTAGCATATTTATAA
- the recN gene encoding DNA repair protein RecN: MLLQLNIKNFALIQDISVEFGEGFNILSGETGAGKSILIDTIDYVLGGKFSKDLIRYGESKTFVEAVFSIENEDLFEILKELEIEIDEVLIISRETTISGKSIIKVNGKSIVLAYLKKIREKLLDIHGQHQNQNLLNRASHINYLDSFCNEEIDPLIEKYTILKDEYISINEKISSLKGNDDREKLIDYIKFQIDDIEKGKLKIGEEEDLKEEFNLLSNAEKISMSLSKSYEILDAQMQGISVIDGLSKVVNELSTVETHFDKIREKREQIEGALYILEEASREIRDLMGEVHYDEAELEIINGRIYEISLYKKKYGESVEKILEYLNNLRVEEDELTNSEELILKLKEKSEKVLSQMKILGEKMHKIRCEKALILEEKIKSELAYVGLEKSRIKIDVVLKEIFNSRGYDEVTFLISTNPGEPLKSLEKVLSGGELSRIMLALKCVFVDKDKIPTLIFDEIDTGISGTIAKRVGEKMYQVSTKHQVLCITHLPQISALSDCHYFVSKKVENEKTFTQIKTLNKEDKVKEIAKMTSGDELTDVTLRNADEMVKLAEIKKNEIKNVYK; the protein is encoded by the coding sequence ATGTTATTACAATTAAATATAAAAAACTTTGCTCTAATTCAGGATATTTCTGTAGAGTTTGGAGAAGGTTTTAACATACTATCAGGTGAAACTGGGGCAGGAAAATCAATATTAATAGATACAATAGATTATGTTTTAGGAGGAAAATTTTCTAAGGATCTAATTAGATATGGAGAAAGTAAAACTTTTGTAGAGGCTGTATTTTCAATAGAAAATGAGGATTTATTTGAAATATTAAAAGAACTAGAAATAGAAATAGATGAGGTTTTAATAATATCAAGAGAGACTACTATTTCAGGAAAAAGTATAATAAAAGTAAATGGTAAATCTATAGTTCTTGCATATCTAAAGAAGATTAGAGAAAAACTATTAGATATTCATGGACAACATCAAAATCAAAATTTATTAAACAGAGCAAGTCATATAAATTACTTAGATAGTTTTTGTAATGAAGAAATAGATCCTTTAATAGAAAAATATACTATTTTAAAAGACGAGTATATTAGTATCAATGAAAAGATATCTAGTTTAAAAGGAAATGATGATAGAGAGAAGCTTATTGATTATATAAAGTTTCAAATAGATGATATAGAAAAAGGAAAATTAAAAATAGGAGAAGAGGAAGATTTAAAAGAGGAATTCAATCTTTTATCAAATGCAGAAAAAATATCTATGTCCCTTAGCAAATCTTATGAAATACTAGATGCACAAATGCAAGGGATTTCTGTTATAGATGGGCTTTCAAAAGTTGTAAATGAATTGTCTACAGTTGAAACACATTTTGATAAAATAAGAGAGAAAAGAGAGCAAATAGAAGGTGCTTTATATATATTGGAAGAGGCTTCAAGGGAAATCAGGGATTTAATGGGAGAAGTTCATTATGATGAAGCAGAGCTAGAAATAATTAATGGAAGAATATATGAAATAAGCTTATATAAAAAGAAATATGGGGAATCAGTTGAAAAGATTTTAGAATATCTAAATAATCTTAGAGTAGAAGAAGATGAACTAACAAATTCAGAAGAGCTTATTTTAAAATTAAAAGAAAAATCAGAAAAAGTTTTATCACAAATGAAAATTTTAGGCGAGAAAATGCACAAAATTAGATGTGAAAAAGCTTTAATACTTGAAGAAAAAATAAAATCAGAATTAGCTTATGTGGGCTTAGAGAAATCAAGAATAAAAATTGATGTAGTTCTTAAAGAAATTTTTAATTCAAGAGGATATGATGAAGTAACTTTTTTAATTTCAACTAATCCTGGAGAACCGTTAAAATCATTAGAAAAAGTATTATCAGGTGGAGAATTATCTAGAATAATGCTAGCTCTTAAATGTGTTTTTGTAGATAAGGACAAGATTCCAACATTAATATTTGATGAAATAGATACTGGAATAAGTGGCACAATTGCTAAAAGAGTTGGAGAAAAGATGTATCAGGTATCTACTAAACATCAAGTTTTATGTATTACTCATTTACCTCAGATTTCAGCTCTTTCTGATTGTCATTATTTTGTTTCAAAAAAAGTTGAAAATGAAAAAACTTTTACACAAATAAAAACTTTAAATAAAGAAGATAAAGTAAAAGAAATAGCCAAAATGACATCAGGAGATGAGTTAACAGATGTAACGTTAAGAAATGCAGATGAAATGGTTAAACTTGCAGAAATAAAGAAAAATGAAATCAAAAATGTATATAAATAA
- a CDS encoding arginine repressor — translation MKSKRHNKILEIINGKDIETQEELAEELKMAGFDVTQATVSRDIKILKLIKMQSASGKYRYVASSKEQKDINDKLASILSNAAVSVENVDKFVVVKTLTGSANAVAEAIDTLFDTDVAGTIAGDNTIFILVRNIEKAEELVTRVRKMIL, via the coding sequence ATGAAGTCAAAAAGACATAATAAGATTTTAGAAATAATAAATGGTAAAGATATAGAAACACAAGAAGAGTTAGCAGAAGAACTGAAAATGGCTGGATTTGATGTTACTCAGGCTACAGTTTCTAGAGATATTAAAATATTAAAATTAATAAAAATGCAAAGTGCATCAGGAAAGTATAGATATGTTGCATCATCAAAAGAACAAAAAGATATAAATGATAAACTTGCAAGTATTCTTTCTAATGCAGCAGTTTCAGTAGAAAATGTAGATAAATTTGTTGTAGTTAAGACTTTAACAGGTTCAGCAAATGCTGTAGCAGAAGCTATTGATACATTATTTGATACTGATGTAGCAGGTACTATAGCCGGAGATAATACTATATTTATTTTGGTAAGAAATATAGAAAAGGCAGAAGAATTAGTAACAAGAGTAAGAAAAATGATTTTATAA